Proteins encoded in a region of the Candidatus Nitrospira nitrificans genome:
- a CDS encoding GFA family protein → MTIRGGCRCGAVRYEIDGSLRNARCCHCPDCRKAFSSASSAYAEVDADSFSWKLGEHDVTHYRSVEGWGLGFCRVCGSTLCGLYNGKLHGVTLGSVDGDPGVRITMHIFVGSKAPWHEIGGHAPQYAERPPKPGPIGE, encoded by the coding sequence ATGACAATTCGAGGGGGATGTCGTTGCGGGGCGGTTCGTTACGAGATTGACGGCTCGCTACGAAACGCACGATGTTGTCACTGTCCCGACTGTCGTAAGGCCTTTAGTAGCGCGTCGTCTGCATATGCCGAAGTGGATGCAGACTCGTTTTCATGGAAACTCGGCGAACACGATGTGACTCATTATCGTTCAGTTGAAGGGTGGGGCCTAGGGTTCTGTCGAGTGTGTGGCTCGACGCTCTGTGGACTCTATAATGGGAAGCTCCATGGGGTGACTCTGGGTAGTGTAGATGGAGATCCTGGCGTTCGGATCACCATGCACATCTTTGTCGGGTCGAAGGCTCCGTGGCATGAAATTGGCGGTCATGCACCGCAGTATGCTGAACGACCACCGAAACCGGGTCCCATTGGGGAGTAA
- a CDS encoding VOC family protein: protein MPLTQQKPAATVSTFLMFQEGNAQEAMALYESVFPSARIERIERYGPGEPGTEGTVKVAHFDLNGHRLVFSDSYVKHEFTFTPSISLFVDFTSAEELDSTFAKLADGGKVFMPPDNYGFSRRFSWCSDRFGVSWQLNFPEKS, encoded by the coding sequence ATGCCGCTTACTCAACAGAAGCCCGCAGCTACTGTCTCGACGTTTCTCATGTTCCAAGAAGGCAACGCGCAGGAAGCGATGGCCCTCTACGAATCCGTTTTTCCAAGCGCGCGCATCGAACGGATTGAACGGTACGGGCCGGGGGAGCCGGGCACTGAAGGCACCGTGAAGGTGGCGCATTTCGACCTGAACGGTCATCGACTGGTCTTCAGCGACAGCTACGTGAAGCACGAGTTCACGTTCACGCCGTCGATCTCGCTGTTCGTCGACTTCACATCTGCCGAGGAACTGGATTCGACGTTCGCCAAACTCGCCGATGGGGGGAAGGTCTTCATGCCGCCGGACAACTACGGCTTCAGTCGGCGCTTCAGCTGGTGCAGTGACCGGTTTGGCGTGTCCTGGCAATTGAATTTTCCAGAAAAGTCCTAG
- a CDS encoding aminotransferase-like domain-containing protein: protein MESQTIRNEDGVTLIGHVMAIIRQRIARRTLTPGAQLPSVRAFAKTMQVSKSTIVEAYERLAAEGVIRSRPGSGFYVVAPLAPLSLAEIGPQLDRAVDPLWISRQSLEAGHNILKPGCGWLPASWMPETALRRALRTLARSDGATLTDYGTPLGLPPLRRLLARRMGEHGIEVSPEHIMLTESGTQAIDLLCRFLLQPGDTVLVDDPCYFNFHALLRVHRAKVIGVPYTPSGPDIDLFAQALAEHRPRLYITNSALHNPTGAILSPVVAHRLLKIADQSGLTIIEDDIFTDFEHRPAPRLAAFDGLKRVVHIGSFSKSLSASVRCGFIAAPRDWIEGLTDLKIATSFGSGRCSAELVLALLKDGSYRKHMDAVRARLSRAMSKTIARLKAIGITPWIEQQAGMFLWCSLPKGVDAADIARSALTAGVVLAPGNAFSLSRTANGFVRFNVAQSDDERIFKVLKAALTKSG, encoded by the coding sequence ATGGAGAGTCAAACGATAAGGAATGAGGATGGCGTCACGTTGATCGGCCACGTCATGGCGATCATCAGGCAGAGAATAGCCCGGCGCACCTTGACACCTGGAGCACAGTTGCCGTCAGTCCGCGCCTTCGCCAAGACCATGCAGGTTTCGAAATCCACGATCGTCGAAGCCTATGAGCGTCTTGCGGCGGAAGGCGTGATCCGCTCCCGTCCGGGCTCGGGGTTCTATGTCGTGGCGCCGCTCGCTCCACTGTCGTTGGCGGAGATCGGCCCTCAACTCGACCGCGCGGTCGACCCGCTCTGGATCTCGCGCCAGTCGTTGGAAGCCGGCCATAACATTCTGAAACCCGGTTGTGGGTGGCTGCCGGCATCATGGATGCCTGAGACAGCCTTGCGCCGTGCGCTCCGGACGTTGGCGCGTTCGGATGGCGCCACACTCACCGATTATGGAACGCCGCTCGGATTGCCGCCCCTGCGCCGGCTCCTCGCCCGACGTATGGGTGAGCACGGCATAGAAGTGTCCCCCGAACACATCATGCTGACGGAATCCGGCACACAGGCGATCGATCTTTTGTGCCGCTTTCTGCTCCAACCTGGCGATACGGTGCTGGTGGACGATCCCTGCTACTTCAACTTTCATGCGTTGCTGCGCGTTCATAGGGCCAAGGTTATCGGCGTCCCCTATACACCGTCCGGACCGGACATCGATCTCTTTGCGCAGGCGTTAGCCGAACATCGGCCGCGCCTGTACATCACGAATTCCGCCCTTCACAATCCGACCGGCGCGATCCTCTCCCCCGTCGTCGCGCACCGATTGCTGAAGATCGCAGATCAATCTGGATTGACCATTATCGAGGACGACATTTTTACCGATTTTGAACACAGGCCTGCCCCAAGGTTGGCTGCCTTTGACGGTCTCAAGCGGGTCGTCCATATCGGGAGTTTTTCCAAATCGCTTTCGGCGTCGGTGCGTTGCGGCTTCATCGCGGCTCCGCGCGATTGGATCGAAGGATTGACGGACCTCAAGATCGCCACGTCCTTCGGCAGCGGACGGTGTTCAGCCGAGCTGGTGCTGGCGCTTCTGAAGGACGGCAGCTATCGGAAGCACATGGATGCGGTTCGCGCGCGGCTTTCACGCGCCATGAGCAAAACCATCGCCCGCCTGAAGGCGATCGGCATCACGCCATGGATAGAGCAGCAGGCAGGCATGTTTCTCTGGTGCAGCCTCCCGAAGGGCGTCGATGCGGCGGATATTGCCCGCAGCGCCTTAACGGCTGGCGTTGTTTTGGCTCCCGGCAACGCATTCAGCCTCTCTCGAACGGCCAACGGCTTCGTACGTTTCAATGTAGCCCAGTCGGACGACGAGCGAATTTTCAAGGTGCTGAAAGCGGCATTAACCAAGAGTGGGTAA
- a CDS encoding VOC family protein, with product MAGKVKAIPAGYEGATPYLIIKDAARALEFYQKAFGAMEVMRIAGPNGSVGHAEIKIGQALIMLADEFPEMNCKSPQSFGGSPVSIMVYVQDVDAFVKQAVAAGAKVITPVENKFYGDRSCSLEDPFGHHWHFATHVEDVPSDEMAKRAEAFMKQQDSFS from the coding sequence ATGGCAGGTAAGGTAAAGGCAATTCCAGCGGGCTACGAAGGCGCGACGCCATATCTCATCATCAAGGATGCCGCCCGCGCGCTGGAGTTTTATCAGAAGGCGTTCGGCGCGATGGAAGTCATGCGCATCGCAGGTCCCAATGGATCCGTGGGCCATGCGGAAATCAAGATCGGACAGGCGCTCATCATGCTGGCGGATGAATTCCCTGAGATGAATTGCAAGAGCCCTCAATCGTTCGGGGGCTCGCCCGTAAGCATCATGGTGTACGTGCAGGACGTAGACGCGTTTGTGAAACAGGCCGTCGCGGCCGGCGCGAAGGTGATCACTCCGGTTGAGAACAAGTTCTACGGCGATCGTTCCTGCAGCTTGGAAGATCCCTTCGGACATCACTGGCACTTCGCCACGCATGTGGAGGACGTACCTTCCGACGAGATGGCGAAACGTGCGGAAGCGTTCATGAAACAACAGGACTCTTTTTCGTGA
- a CDS encoding DMT family transporter, translating to MDKTVSGWVNGFLGVLIFSGSLPATRVAVMDFDPVFLTVARAAIAGLLGIALLMTFREKRPARSDLRSLGIVAFGVVVGFPLLSALALTHITSAHSIVFIGLLPLATAIFGVLRGGERPRPAFWLFSCLGSALVAGFMMTQDFSASPVGDSLMLTAIVVCGLGYAEGARLSRKLGGWQVISWALVLSLPIMLVSAIITAPPTFMEIGWPAWIGLVYVSLFSMLIGFVFWYRGLAQGGIAAVGQLQLFQPFFGFGLAATLLHEQVSPVMIAVTTAVVLCVVGAKKFAK from the coding sequence ATGGACAAAACGGTGAGCGGCTGGGTCAACGGGTTTCTTGGCGTATTGATTTTCAGCGGTTCGCTACCGGCCACGCGGGTAGCGGTGATGGATTTCGATCCTGTCTTCCTGACCGTCGCGCGGGCGGCCATCGCCGGGCTGTTGGGAATTGCGCTCCTGATGACGTTCCGCGAAAAGCGTCCTGCGCGCAGCGACCTGCGCTCGCTGGGCATCGTGGCGTTCGGTGTCGTGGTGGGCTTTCCTCTGCTGTCGGCGCTGGCGCTCACACATATCACCTCCGCTCATTCCATTGTCTTCATCGGTCTCTTGCCGCTCGCAACGGCGATCTTCGGTGTGCTGCGCGGTGGTGAGCGTCCACGCCCGGCCTTTTGGCTGTTCTCGTGCCTGGGCAGCGCACTTGTAGCCGGCTTCATGATGACGCAAGACTTTTCAGCCTCGCCGGTCGGAGATTCCCTAATGCTGACAGCGATTGTCGTCTGCGGGCTGGGCTACGCGGAAGGGGCCAGACTGTCTCGCAAACTTGGGGGCTGGCAGGTGATCTCCTGGGCGCTCGTGTTGTCGTTGCCGATCATGCTGGTGTCGGCGATCATCACCGCGCCGCCTACTTTTATGGAAATAGGCTGGCCCGCGTGGATCGGCCTCGTCTATGTCTCGCTGTTCAGCATGCTGATCGGGTTTGTGTTCTGGTATCGCGGGCTGGCGCAAGGCGGCATCGCCGCCGTAGGACAATTACAACTCTTCCAACCGTTCTTCGGCTTCGGATTGGCGGCTACGCTGCTGCATGAGCAGGTCAGTCCCGTTATGATCGCTGTGACGACCGCTGTCGTCTTGTGCGTCGTCGGCGCGAAGAAATTTGCGAAATAG
- a CDS encoding methylated-DNA--[protein]-cysteine S-methyltransferase, with amino-acid sequence MLYYDYYQSPRGRILLVADDHALTGVYFTGQKYHPRIDETWKRTDQHAPLRQAKHELSEYFDGKRTRFTVKLAPQGTPFQRAVWKAIVGVRFGHTIAYAELAQRAGYPGSARAAGAATGRNPIGIIVPCHRIVGSNGSLTGYAGGLSKKRALLALEGRASS; translated from the coding sequence ATGTTGTACTACGACTACTATCAAAGCCCCCGTGGACGCATATTGCTGGTTGCGGATGACCACGCGTTGACGGGCGTCTATTTTACCGGGCAGAAGTATCACCCCCGCATCGACGAGACATGGAAACGAACCGATCAGCATGCACCGCTCCGCCAGGCCAAGCACGAACTGTCGGAATATTTCGACGGCAAGCGGACGCGGTTTACGGTCAAACTCGCGCCGCAAGGCACACCATTTCAGCGCGCGGTCTGGAAGGCGATTGTGGGTGTCCGGTTCGGTCACACCATCGCGTATGCCGAACTGGCACAGCGCGCAGGTTATCCCGGTAGCGCGCGAGCGGCCGGCGCAGCCACCGGCCGCAACCCGATCGGTATCATTGTGCCCTGCCACCGCATCGTCGGCTCGAACGGTTCGCTTACCGGCTACGCCGGGGGCTTGTCGAAAAAGCGCGCCCTTCTGGCGTTGGAAGGGCGCGCCTCGAGTTAG
- a CDS encoding DNA-3-methyladenine glycosylase 2 family protein: protein MSENGEQALEGDSYNLPMTLDPTTCYRALRSRDARFDGRFFVAVSSTRIYCRPVCTVKPPRLENCRFYPSAAAAEVAGYRPCLRCRPELAPGNASVDATTRLAQAAAGLIEDRALDCDGLGSVASSLGITDRHLRRTFAAEFGVSPVEFAQTQRLLLAKRLLTDTNLPVTEVAFASGFGSLRRFNTLFRQRYRLQPGQLRRRANDKAMPVADALRFDLSFRPPYDWPAMRAFLSARAIAGVEMFDRFCYRRTVRVTSEGKDHLGWIEIGLSPTKQALHVVASSPLALVLPPLLGRIKTLMDLSCNPIEVAKVLGELAQRRPGMRVPGAFDGFEVAVRAIIGQQVTVAGARTIAGRFAAALGDPIETPFEALTTVFPSAARVAGVAVDLIARLGMPAARARTVVALARAVADGDLILTPHTDLDATLERLRLLPGVGEWTAQYIAMRALAWPDAFPHTDLGVMKALKENDARRVLEVGEAWRPWRAYAVMQLWHSLTKE, encoded by the coding sequence ATGTCCGAAAACGGCGAGCAGGCCCTCGAAGGCGATAGTTATAATCTTCCCATGACGCTCGATCCCACCACTTGCTATCGCGCGCTTCGATCGCGCGATGCTCGCTTCGACGGACGCTTCTTTGTCGCGGTCTCGTCGACACGCATCTATTGCCGCCCGGTCTGCACAGTGAAACCGCCCAGGCTTGAGAACTGCCGTTTCTATCCGAGCGCCGCTGCGGCCGAAGTCGCCGGCTACCGGCCTTGTCTGCGTTGCCGTCCCGAGCTCGCGCCGGGCAATGCGAGTGTGGATGCGACCACGCGCTTGGCACAGGCCGCCGCGGGCCTGATCGAAGATCGCGCGCTCGATTGTGATGGATTGGGAAGCGTTGCATCGAGCCTGGGCATCACCGACCGACATTTGCGCCGGACATTCGCCGCCGAGTTCGGTGTCTCGCCCGTCGAGTTCGCTCAGACGCAGCGCCTGCTGCTCGCCAAACGCCTGCTCACCGATACCAATTTGCCGGTCACCGAAGTCGCGTTTGCGAGCGGTTTTGGAAGTCTGCGACGCTTCAACACGCTCTTCAGGCAACGCTATCGCTTGCAGCCTGGACAGTTGCGCCGGCGCGCGAATGATAAGGCGATGCCGGTCGCCGATGCCCTGCGCTTCGATCTCAGTTTCCGTCCGCCCTACGATTGGCCGGCGATGAGGGCGTTTCTCAGCGCGCGGGCGATAGCCGGTGTCGAGATGTTCGATCGCTTTTGTTACCGCCGCACGGTGCGTGTGACATCGGAGGGCAAGGACCATCTGGGATGGATCGAGATCGGATTGTCGCCGACAAAACAGGCGCTCCATGTCGTTGCCTCTTCACCGCTCGCGCTGGTTCTACCTCCTCTGCTTGGACGTATCAAGACGCTTATGGATCTCTCTTGCAATCCGATCGAGGTAGCGAAGGTGTTGGGCGAGTTGGCGCAGCGTCGTCCCGGCATGCGTGTTCCCGGCGCGTTCGACGGATTCGAAGTCGCGGTACGCGCGATTATTGGGCAACAAGTCACAGTAGCTGGGGCACGGACCATTGCGGGTCGCTTCGCTGCCGCGTTGGGGGATCCGATCGAGACGCCGTTTGAGGCTCTGACGACGGTATTTCCCTCCGCGGCGCGCGTGGCCGGAGTGGCGGTCGACCTCATCGCGCGACTGGGCATGCCGGCGGCGCGCGCACGCACGGTGGTCGCGCTTGCGCGCGCCGTAGCGGACGGCGACCTGATCCTGACGCCTCACACGGATCTCGATGCGACATTAGAGCGGCTGCGCTTGCTGCCCGGAGTAGGGGAGTGGACGGCGCAGTATATCGCCATGCGGGCGCTTGCATGGCCGGATGCATTTCCCCATACCGATCTCGGCGTCATGAAGGCGCTGAAGGAGAACGATGCACGTCGCGTGCTCGAAGTCGGTGAAGCCTGGCGGCCGTGGCGCGCGTATGCCGTGATGCAGCTCTGGCATTCACTGACCAAGGAGTGA
- a CDS encoding carbonic anhydrase, translating to MQVPKPVSRREFMRLSGLAAGATGLALSTMGRAADLPTGGRDADTVLAQLFEGNKRFMEGDLAHPRRKPEDFVPLAEGQAPITVIVCCADSRVAPELIFDQGIGDLFVVRVAGNVITGAGDSVKGSIEYAVAELDVRLILVLGHSQCGAVKAAIKHIDAKDTLPGSIGGLVDLIRPAVASVKNKQGNILDNAIKANVERGVERLTRLEPILAGSVKKGTLKVVGAVYDLHSGKVTTFG from the coding sequence ATGCAAGTTCCGAAACCGGTGTCTCGGCGTGAGTTTATGCGGCTTTCCGGACTAGCGGCCGGCGCGACCGGTCTCGCCCTTTCGACGATGGGACGGGCAGCCGATCTACCGACGGGCGGACGGGATGCGGATACGGTGCTGGCTCAATTGTTCGAGGGCAACAAGCGGTTCATGGAGGGGGATCTCGCTCATCCGCGCCGGAAGCCGGAGGATTTCGTGCCACTGGCGGAGGGTCAGGCTCCCATCACCGTTATCGTTTGCTGCGCGGACTCGCGGGTTGCGCCTGAACTGATCTTCGATCAAGGCATAGGAGACCTTTTCGTGGTTCGTGTGGCCGGAAACGTCATCACCGGCGCAGGCGATTCCGTGAAGGGAAGCATCGAGTATGCGGTTGCGGAACTCGACGTACGGCTGATCCTGGTGCTGGGTCATAGCCAGTGCGGCGCGGTCAAGGCTGCCATCAAGCACATTGACGCCAAAGACACCCTGCCTGGTTCCATCGGCGGTCTTGTCGATCTGATCAGGCCGGCCGTGGCATCGGTGAAGAATAAGCAGGGCAACATACTCGATAACGCCATCAAAGCCAACGTTGAGCGGGGTGTGGAGCGGCTCACGCGTCTGGAGCCGATCCTGGCCGGTTCGGTAAAGAAGGGAACGCTGAAGGTCGTCGGCGCTGTCTATGACTTACACAGTGGCAAGGTCACGACGTTCGGGTGA